The following proteins are encoded in a genomic region of Oryza brachyantha chromosome 11, ObraRS2, whole genome shotgun sequence:
- the LOC102707534 gene encoding 2-carboxy-D-arabinitol-1-phosphatase: MLLLAASPAPAAARRGMVGGSAPRVRCSSLRELERSPSPRPGAGLPPLREAKRVVLVRHGQSTWNAEGRIQGSSDISVLTPKGESQAETSRLMLLSDSFDACFTSPLARSRRTAEIIWADRGEDLIPDSDLREIDLYSFQGLLKHEGKERYGVLYRQWQKNAANFSIDGHYPVRELWDRAQNCWERILAHEGKSVLVVAHNAVNQALVATLLGLGTEYFRVLLQSNCGASVLDFTPQTGGGPPAVCLNRLNQTPNSPVASGSSGGRKTSKRIILVCQGATQNSTEISLGGVGYAPLNMLGIIQAQKTAELLLDQKVNGILCSPQVAAVDTATTICEVQEAADCLGADCVPRYVDMKKLLELEIDDAFRIKQKSFGEIVQSGWLGSMEHRTLEGLWNQSKGAWQALLDELADDTSAERTLVVVGHPGVHLALICQCLDLTMDYMSCFHLDDGSVSVIDFPDGPKGRGVVRCTNYTAHLGRWSIPITRTTETDEEF, translated from the exons ATGCTACTCCTCgctgcctcgccggcgccggccgccgctcgccgtggcATGGTCGGTGGATCAGCCCCCCGCGTGCGTTGCTCGAGCCTGCGGGAGCTGGAGAGGTCGCCGAGCCCACGGCCGGGCGCGgggctgccgccgctgcgggAGGCGAAGCGGGTGGTGCTGGTGCGGCACGGGCAGAGCACGTGGAACGCGGAGGGGCGGATCCAGGGGAGCTCCGACATCTCCGTGCTCACGCCCAAGGGCGAGTCCCAGGCCGAGACCTCCCGCCTCATGCTCCTCTCCGACTCCTTCGACGCCTGCTTCACCagcccgctcgcccgctcccgccgcaCCGCCGAGATCATCTGGGCGGACCGTGGTGAGGATCTCATCCCGGATTCCGACCTCCGCGAGATCGATCTCTATTCTTTCCAG GGACTGTTGAAGCATGAAGGAAAGGAGAGGTATGGAGTTCTCTACCGGCAATGGCAGAAGAATGCAGCAAACTTCAGCATTGATGGCCACTACCCAGTGCGGGAGCTCTGGGACCGCGCTCAGAACTGCTGGGAGAGGATCCTGGCGCACGAGGGCAAGTCGGTGCTTGTTGTTGCACATAATGCGGTGAACCAGGCTCTTGTTGCCACTTTATTGG GACTTGGCACAGAGTACTTTCGGGTTCTTCTCCAGAGCAATTGTGGTGCTAGCGTGCTGGATTTCACCCCTCAGACTGGTGGAGGGCCCCCGGCTGTATGCCTTAACCGCTTAAATCAG ACCCCGAATTCTCCTGTTGCCTCAGGAAGTTCTGGAGGAAGAAAGACAAGCAAGAGGATCATTCTAGTATGTCAAGGAGCTACCCAGAACAGCACGgag ATTAGTTTGGGTGGAGTGGGATATGCACCACTTAACATGCTTGGGATTATACag GCTCAGAAGACTGCAGAACTACTTTTAGATCAGAAGGTGAACGGTATTCTCTGTAGCCCACAAGTTGCAGCAGTCGATACTGCTACCACAATATGCGAG GTCCAGGAGGCTGCAGATTGCTTAGGCGCTGATTGTGTGCCTCGTTATGTTGACATGAAGAAACTGCTAGAACTCGAAATCGACGATGCCTTTcgaataaaacaaaag AGCTTTGGAGAAATAGTTCAGTCTGGTTGGCTGGGCAGCATGGAACACAGAACTCTGGAGGGGCTATGGAACCAGTCGAAGGGTGCGTGGCAAGCGTTGCTAGATGAGTTGGCAGATGATACTTCAGCAGAAAGAACTCTAGTGGTTGTAGGACATCCGGGTGTCCATCTAGCGTTGATTTGCCAGTGCCTGGATTTAACGATGGACTACATGTCATGTTTTCATCTGGACGATGGCAGCGTCAGTGTAATCGATTTCCCAGACGGACCAAAAGGAAGAGGTGTTGTCAGATGCACAAATTACACAGCCCATTTAGGAAGATGGTCAATACCTATTACCAGGACCACAGAAACTGACGAAGAGTTCTAA
- the LOC102707257 gene encoding PAN domain-containing protein At5g03700 has translation MRLANGDPAIAGALVAVVVICVASAVMVGVVDGAKGDRPVTQLSNGFTARHSPDAPAPFEPVLYAGNGAFAFGFLRVGAASLDLAVVHLASSFSVWRATPARVGDWSRPATLTFDRGLVLAGPDGGVLWQTLNIIGDTVALLNSSNLVVRRFAETRPAWQSFDSPSDTLVLDQNFTASSPPLISANRRFALRLAKTHMSLHMEFYGGRTTPLYWQHTALEADPENATQPPVYGRLDGRGFFGLYLQGSGEKVDMLSFDTFVQNFTGAFRRMTLEDDGNLRAYYWTADAKAWTSDYKAITAPCELPTSCGAYGLCFPGGGEAKCQCLTNSTATSPPCRPEETTDLCGGGDDNDVGQVFDEVRLKRVSVAYKERLPFETNKTAEQCEAACAGNCSCWGAVHNGASGYCYLIDFPVETMAYEADDRKVGYFKLRKPPRSSARSGMSRGAKAVTAVLSLILASLAIAGAYVGFRLWQRRQQQRRRGGYPGMEQELTSSSGPYKDLKSMGSSNSSFKS, from the coding sequence ATGAGGTTAGCCAATGGTGATCCGGCGATCGCCGGAGcgttggtggcggtggtggtgataTGTGTGGCATCGGCGGTGATGGTGGGTGTCGTGGACGGAGCCAAGGGAGATCGGCCGGTCACGCAGCTGTCGAATGGCTTCACGGCGAGGCATTCCCCggacgcgccggcgccgttcgAGCCGGTGCTGTACGCGGGCAACGGCGCCTTCGCCTTCGGGTTCCTCCGCGTCGGCGCGGCGTCGCTGGACCTCGCCGTGGTGCACCTCGCCTCGTCGTTCTCGGTCTGGCGCGCCACGCCGGCGCGCGTCGGGGACTGGTCGCGCCCGGCGACGCTCACCTTCGACCgcggcctcgtcctcgccggccCCGACGGCGGCGTTCTGTGGCAGACGCTGAACATCATCGGCGACACCGTCGCGCTGCTCAACTCGTCCAACCTCGTCGTCCGCCGGTTCGCGGAGACGCGACCGGCGTGGCAGAGCTTCGACAGCCCGTCGGACACGCTGGTCCTGGACCAGAACTtcaccgcgtcgtcgccgccgctcatcTCCGCGAACCGCCGGTTCGCGCTGCGGCTCGCCAAGACGCACATGTCCCTGCACATGGAGTTCTACGGCGGCAGGACGACGCCGCTGTACTGGCAGCACACGGCGCTCGAGGCGGATCCGGAGAACGCCACGCAGCCGCCGGTGTACGGCCGCCTCGACGGCCGCGGCTTCTTCGGGCTGTACCTCCAGGGCAGCGGCGAGAAGGTCGACATGCTCTCGTTCGACACGTTCGTGCAGAACTTCACCGGTGCATTCCGGCGAATGACGCTGGAGGACGACGGCAACCTCCGCGCGTACTACTGGACCGCCGACGCCAAGGCCTGGACCTCCGACTACAAGGCCATCACGGCGCCGTGCGAGCTGCCGACCTCGTGCGGCGCCTATGGCCTGTGcttccccggcggcggcgaggccaagTGCCAGTGCCTCACCAACAGCACCGCGACCTCCCCACCGTGCCGCCCCGAGGAGACCACTGACCTCTgtggcggcggtgacgacaACGACGTCGGCCAGGTGTTCGACGAGGTCCGGCTGAAGCGCGTGTCCGTGGCGTACAAGGAGCGGCTGCCGTTCGAGACGAACAAGACGGCGGAGCAATGCGAGGCGGCGTGCGCCGGCAACTGCAGCTGCTGGGGCGCGGTGCACAACGGCGCGAGCGGCTACTGCTACCTCATCGACTTCCCCGTGGAGACGATGGCGTACGAGGCCGACGACCGGAAGGTGGGCTACTTCAAGCTCAGGAAGCCGCCGCGGAGCTCGGCGCGGTCGGGCATGTCGCGCGGCGCGAAGGCCGTGACGGCGGTACTGTCGCTGATCCTCGCGAGCCTGGCCATCGCCGGAGCTTACGTCGGGTTCCGGCTCTGGCAGagacggcagcagcagcggcggcgcggcggctacCCGGGGATGGAGCAGGAActgacgtcgtcgtcgggccCGTACAAGGACCTCAAGTCCATGGGCAGCTCCAACAGCTCGTTCAAGTCGTGA